TCGGATTCATCCGAGCGGCGCGGATCGCCGGATAGAGGCCGCTGAGGATGCCGACACCCATCGCGATCACGACGGCGATCGGAATCGAAAGCTCGACAATTTGTGGCCTCGCCTCGCGGATCGCCTCGGGAAGCGCTGCGAGCTTCTCGGGGATAAATTCGGTCGCCAACAGCCGCATGCCGTCGTACATCCACGGACTCAGCAGCCCCAGGACGATCCCAAGCAGCGAGCCGACGAAGCTGAGCACGATCGTTTCGACGAGAAATTGCCAAACGATATCGGCCCGTTTGGCCCCTAGAGCGCGGCGAATCCCGATCTCTCGAGTCCGCTCGGTAACGCTGGCCAACATGATGTTCATGATGCCGATGCCGCCGACGAACAGCGAGATGAAAGCGATCAGAACGCCGATGCCGATAAACATCAGCCGCATGTTCTCGGCTTGTTCCAACAACTCCAGGGGGAAGACGACCGAGATGTCGTTCAGCGCGGTATGGCGCGGCCCCAGCAGATCCTCGATAAATGCGGCGGTCGTCCGGACGTTGCTAACCTTGTCGATCTTCAGCGTGATCTGGTTGAGTTCGACGATGTCCATCGAGAAGCTGCCGCTGCCGCGGGTCACGATCGTATCACCGATCCGTTGTTCGAGCGTCTTCAGCGGGATGTAGACGTCGCTGGAAAAGTCTTGCGAATCGAGCGAGCCGCCGATCGCCGCCGACGCGGTGCGATGCTTCAGCACGCCGACGACGCGATAGAAATCGGTGTGCTCGGGGAGATAGATCCGCTTGCCGATCGGGTTTTCAAACGGGAACAGCTTTTCCGCCACCTTGGCCGCCAGCACACAGACGCTATCGCGTTTAAGGTTGTTCAGATCGGTGATGAATTGCCCCGAAGCTCCCTCGGGCCCCGGCTGCAGTTCCAGTTTTGTGACGTCGGCATATTCGGGGGTGCAGCCGACCAGGCGGCCATCGATCGACCGGTCCTGATACATGAACTGGCGTTTGATTTCGCGAATTGGCAGGGCGCTGCGAATCGTCGGCACGGTGGCGATCAACAGATCCAGTTCATCGCGCGACAGACCGTAGGGGACCGCGCTGCGGCCGGCGAAGACGTCGCTTGGTGGTTTGACCGTGCGGACGATGATCGTGTCGGCACCAAGGCTCTCGATCTGCTCCTGGACCACGCGACTGGCACCGTTGCTGATCGCCGTCAGCGCGATCACCACCGCCACGCCGATCAAGATGCCAAGCATCGTTAGACCGCTGCGGAGCGGATGCAGCATCAAACTTTTGACGCCCAATCGGAAGGTTCTCAGAAGCAACATAGATGTTCAGGTTTCGTCGGTGTTGGCAATGCTTCGTGTTGTGATTCGGCAGGGACAGTCGCCGCCGGGGGCACTTATTCGTCGCGGACCGCTTCGGCGGCAGCCAGCGAAGCTTGGCGAGCTTTCTCGCGGTTCTCTTCGCTGTTCTGGACGTCGCTGCACAGCAGACCATCCTTCAAGCGGACGACGCGGCGAGCTCGTTCGGCCACTTCGTCTTCGTGCGTGACCAGGATGATCGTCCGCCCCTCGTTGTTCAATTGATCGAACATCGCCAGGATCTCGGCGGTCGTTCGCGAATCAAGGTTTCCCGTCGGTTCATCAGCCAGGATGAAATAGGGATCATTGACAAGCGAGCGAGCGATCGCCACGCGTTGCTGTTGACCGCCGGACAGCTGTGTAGGGCGGTGGTCCAATCGATCGTGCAGACCAACAAGACCGGCCAGTTCGACGCACCGTTGACGCTCCTTGGGCCCCAGTCGCCCCTGGTAATAGAGCGGCACTTGGATGTTTTCGACGACTGTTAATTGTTGGATCAGGTTGTACGATTGGAAGACAAATCCGATCCGTCGGCTGCGAACCTCGGCAAGTTTGTCGTCGGTCATTCGCGAGATGTCGTCGTCGCCCAACAGCAGTTGTCCGCTGGAGGGTTTGTCGAGGCAGCCGAGCATGTTCAGGAGCGTGCTTTTGCCGCTGCCCGAAGGGCCCATGATGGCGACGTAGTCACCCTCGGGCACGTCGAACGAAACGCCGCGGAGCGCGCGGACGGTTTCGCTTTTGAGCACGTATTCCTTTTTCAGCTCGCGAATGGAAGTCGCCAGTCGGACCATCGGATTATCGCCCCGCGCCGTTGTTGGAGTCGGCGAAGCGGGCAGCCATCGCGCTGGTCAATTCGGCCCGGGTGACTTTGCCGTCGCTGTCGGCGTCGGCCGCTTTGGCCATCGATTGACGGCGGTCTTCCATCTTTCCGATCTCCGCTTCCGAAAGCGAGCCGTCTTTGTCGGTGTCCGATTCGTCGAAGATTCGTTTGACGATCGCCGCTGGCGACGGTGGGCCTCCCGCACCCGGCCCCCTAGGGCCGCCGGGACCACGAGGACCCTCGCCGCCTGACGGAGCCGAGGCTCGCGCGGCGCTGGGACCATCGACAGGTTGGGGCGTGCTGGGCGGAGCGCCATTGGTGACCGAGACGCCGGTCTTACCTTCGATCAAGCCAGCCAATCCGGTGTTGGTATCGGTCGATCCCGATGGCAGATCGTCTAACAAATGCAAATGCTGACGCAGGTTCAGGACGATCTCATCTCCTTCTTCCAATCCCGATGCGATCGCAGCGAGTTTATCGTTGGTCGCGTCGACATCGATCTTCCGGGTTTCGAATTGGCCCTCGGGGGTGCGCACCAACGCAAACGTTTGTTGGCTGTGCTCGTAAACGCCTTGGATCGGGATCTGCAAAGCGTCGGGTTTCTGTTGGACAAAGATCTGCACCTCGGCGGTCATCCCGGTGCGAATGCTTTCGGGCGGATCGATGATCGCGATCGAACAGGCGTATTCCTTGATCGACGACGTGAAGAAGCTGCTCGGTTCGGCGTAGCGATTGACCTTGGTCACCTGCCCCAACAGCTCCACGCCATTGAGCGACGAGACGCTGATCTTGCACGGCATGCCTTCGGAAACCAAGGCGATCCGAGATTCATTGATCTTGGCTTTGACCTGCATTTGCGTCGGATCGGGCAAGCGGATGATCGCTTGCCGCTCGCGAACTGTCGCGCCGGCTTCGACGACAAACTCCGCGTTCCCACCGCGACTGCTGAAGCGGTTGGCGTGAACGACAACGCCGTCGCTGGGGGCATAGATCACACAGGCTTTGATCTGGCCTTCCATCTCGGCGTATTTGTCCTGCTCTTCGCTGAGCGTGCTCTTGTTGGCTTCGAGGACCGCGCGAGCCGATTCGATGTCGCTGTCATATTGAACCAAGAACTTCTGTTTGGTCAGTTCCTGCAAAACTTTCAGTCGTCCCTGGGCAGCTTCCAGTTGGTTTTGCGTATTGGCGACGGCAAACTGATCGGCTTCCATTTGCAGCGATTTGACCAGCCCTTTGGCAACCAGTCGCTGGGTGCTGGCGAGCGCCAGTTGCGCTTTGCGAAGCTCCTGCTCGGCGACCGCCAATTCGCTGAGGATCGCTTTCTCTTCGGTCTTGAAGGTTCCCTCGAGGTACTCTTGCCGCGAGATCTCTGCCTGTTTCAACAATGCCGCTGCATTGGTCACATTCGCCTCGGCACCCAGCAGCACGATCCGCTGTGTCTTGAGGTCCTGTTCTAGCTGCGACGAATCGAGTTCGACCAGCTTGTCTCCCGCTTTCACGCGGGCTCCTTCGTCGATCACCCACAGGATCGCCGTCCCACCGCTACCGCGGCTCTCGACTTCGCATTCGAGTTCGATGTTTTTGCTGCTCTCGATCTCCCCCTGCTCGAGCACGATGTGGTCAAACGCACCGCGGCGAACGACATCGGTGATCAATTCGCCGGTGTTTTTCGTTTTGGCGGGACGAATTTTGACGTACCAATACGCGCCCCCCCCGACAGCGGAAATCACGATCAATATCAATAGGTAGGTGAGGATCCCGCCGCGGCGGTTTTTGGCAGGTTGTACGAGGGGCTTCATGGGGAAAAGTCTCCGCTGACAAAGGTCGCCAGCCAAACGGAAAGGTGGGATCGATTCAAGAGGCGGCGCGAGCTGCAATGTTGTCGCGTCCTTCAAGAGTAAGTATAAACCGCTGAGTTTCCGGCGGTAGCAACGAACTTGAAACATTGCCGCACGCGACGCATCAAGAGGCTGCAACTTTTAGGGAAACCGCGAAGATTACCAGTGAAACCCCGGCCGCTTGAATTGAGACCGCAAAAAGCTGCGTTTTCTCGGTGCGGACTCTAGCGAACCCCTTCGAACAGCCGCGATCCGATCCGCACGCAAGTCGATCCCTCGGCGATCGCCGCCTGGAAATCGCCGCTCATCCCCATCGAAAGTTCTGGTAGCGGAAGTCCGGTTGTGACGGTCAGGCGGTCTCGCAACGCACGGAGCGATGCAAAATCGATGGCGGGATCGTGATTGGGTTGGTCGAAAGAGGCCATGCCCATCAGGCCGAGAATCTTCAGGTTCGGGAGAGCGATCAAGTCGGCGATGATCTTTTCGATCTCCGCCGGACGAAAACCGTGCTTTTGCTCATCTCCCGAGACGTTGACCTCCAGCAGACAGGATGTCGTTTGGCCAGCTTCGCCACTCTGCTGTGCGACCGTCTGGGCCAAGCGAAGCGTGTCGATCGAATGCAGCCGATAGACCAACGGTAACGTCCGCCGCGATTTGTTCCGCTGCAAGTGTCCGATCAGATGCCAGCGGATCGAACGATCGGCCATCGCTTCGGCTTTTTGCCACAGGACTTGCGGGCGATTTTCTCCCAGGTCGCGGCATCCGGCGCGCAGCAGAGCCTGGGTCAGCGGCACGTCGACGTATTTCGTGACTCCAACGATCGTCACTTCGTCGGGGCTGCGGCCAGCGGCGCGGCAGGCGTTGGCAACCTGATCGCAAACCGATCGCCAGTTGGCGTCGACTCTCGCTTGAACGCTATCGCTTACCTGATCTGTCACGTTGATTGGGATCCGGCTTCAGGCGGAGTGGTTGGTGCGGACGACACGGTCGATCAGGCGTTCGAGCTTCTCACCAGAAAAGTCCATCCTTGCCGCGGCCAACGCAAACAAACGCTTCTCGGATTCGGACATCTGCCCGTCGGCGGCCATCATCCGGATCAAATCGCTCAAGACAGCTTCCTGTTCCGCCGCGTCGGTCGGCAGTTCCAGTTGGGCGTCATCCCCCAATGCGTACGAAACCGCAGCGCACAATTCCTGCTCTTCGAATCCGAGTTCCGCACAGCGTTGGCTCAGCAGCGACAGCTCGTGTTCAGCCAATGCGCCATCGGCGATCGCCATCACGACAAGGTTTTTCAAATAAGCGATGCGATCCATCGATAGGGTTCCCAAATCATCCGCGAAATATGTCCGCAAGCCGACTTGGCATCCACCAGGCTCCGGGAGGGCTAGCGAATCAGCGAGCCTTATCAAACGCGAGCGAAAAACAAGGCACGCCGCAGCAACGATTGCCGGGGGAAAGGTGGTTGCCACTTGCCAGTCCATTATCTTCGGCATCTTCGGCATTCGCAACCTGCCCAGAATCGCTTCGCGTGGGCTGACTAGAGTTCCTGTATAGGATATCAGCCGTCGCGCGAATGCGTGCCGGCTGAACCCTAAAACTTCAAGCACCGTTTGGCCCTGGGCCGCTCTACTTCGCGATGTCCAGCGTGAACGTGTTCTCGGTTCCTTCCGCGACAGTGATGCTCAGCGGCGTCGTCGATTCGCTGCCAAGCTCTTTTGGGAACGAGACCTCTGCCGCGGCGGAAGCTGCCGCGGTACCAAGTTCCGGCGGAACGGGATCGGGCTCGGGAGCAAGCAGGATAATCTTGTAGGTCCCGTACGGAACATGCTCAAGATTTGCTAGCCCCTGGGCGTCCAGCGACGCGCCACCTCCTTGTCCCGACAGGTTGAGCTGTCCACCAGCGACCGGAGTGCCGGACGATAGGATCGTGATCGAAACCGGGGCTCCAGGATGCAGGTAGTCCGGTTCGTGATCGCAACCGATCGAAACGACAAGGCTGAATGTCGTGAGAAGGGAGAGTATGAAATGACGCGTGTCGGTTCTGCGAAGTGTTGACATTGAATGCACTGGTGGGGCGGAAGAGGTTAAAGGCAATGGAGAAAAGGTCCGCTCGCATTGTGGGAATGCGAGCGGCATCGCAGAACACTTTGGTTCGGTGATAAGGCAATCGAAGCAGCGAAGGTTTAGAACTCGCCCATCACCTGGCCGTCGTCGCGAATGCTCAGCTTGATCATCGTGTCGAGCTCGACCGTCTCCGCAACAAATCGAACCGCACCATCGGTCAACAGACCGTGGATCCCGCCCGGGTGGAACGAGTTGAGAATGGTGTTTACTTCGTAGGCGCTGCTGGCACTCGACGGAGCCCCCGATTTGAAGAACGCATTTGGGGAATAGCGGACTGTGGTGATTCCGCCGGCATAAGCGTTCAGTTTCGTGAACGACGATAGGCTGGACGTCTCCAGCATCTGTTCGCCCGAGTTGTTGACCCAACCATGCCATCCGCCCAATGGATTCGCACTGGCTTCTTTGCCGTTAACGTTCCCCGATTGTTCGGCGATGATCAGCGTGTTCGATGTGCCGTCGGTGCAATCGCGGAACCGCTTATTGAAGTAGACCATCATCATTCCGTTGTTGCAGTAGGTGCCGCCGCTGACGATATTGTCGGCCGTGCAGGAAGTCGTTCGGCCATTCAGGTCGGGGGTCGCCCCCGAGACGCCAACGTAGTCCATCACCATGCTAATACTGCCGTTCGACGTGAAATGGGTGTAGGGCAGGTCGGCGATATTGGTCGGTCCGTGAGGACTCGAAGGGCAGACGTATCCAGCGATTCGTAGCGTCCTCAAAATGGTATTGTTGGAGAACGGTCCGCTGTGCGCCCAAAAGCCGCCGGTTTCAAAGTCGATCAGGTCGTGCGCTGCGGTTTCCTCGATGAACGGCAGAATCAGAGCCCGCCAATTGGTGCCTCGGCTGTTGTAAAACGCGCCCACTGGAAACGTCTTGTGAACGTCGTGGTAGTTGTGCAGCGCAAGGCCGATCTGTTTCATATTGTTCGAGCACGACATCCGCCGTGCGGCTTCGCGAGCTGCTTGCACTGCGGGGAGCAGCAGGCCAACAAGAATGCCGATAATGGCAATGACAACTAACAATTCAACCAAGGTGAATCCGGTTCTTTGAATCTTGGGCTTCATATAGATATTCCCTGAAAATCTCGGAAAGGTACAGTAGCGCGGACGAAGCATCCGCGATGGGTAAGAAACGTGGCGGGCAGACTGCCACCAGCACCTCAAGCAACCAGGGTGCCAATCAGGGGGCAAGGTTTTAGGATTTCACCCGCGTGGTAAACGTAGGCTCGCTGCAATCAGCTCCTTTGGCGTAGGCTGTGCCTGAACTGGGGGCCACTGTCCGATTCGCCGCCGTAATGGATTGGCGAGCTTCCGCAAATTTCTCGAAAACGGAATCGCAACCAGGCTTATATGGCTGAAACGTTCTCGCCCCGCCGCGATAGCGTGCTTGAAGAATAGGCACGTGCGTTAAGAACGTGCGGCAGCGGAGGCAAACGGCGAAGTTGGGCTGGCGGTCGAACGTCGGTCTGGCAACGGCTACCGTCATGCAAACGGATCGACAATTTTATCGATCCGTTTCTGAACGGCTGCGGAAACCTGGTTTATCACAATCGATCGAGTCCAGATTACCCGAGCTTGGTGGGGCGCGGGGTAATGAGTGTTAACACTTTGGCGAATCAGTGTGTGCCGACTGGTGCCTCGTATTGAAACACTGCTTGGCCCTGGGCCGTTCTATTTCGCGATGTCCAGCGTGAACGTGTTCTCGGTTCCTTCCGCGACAGTGATACTCAGCGGCGTCGTCGATTCGCTGCCAAGCTCTTTCGGAAACGAGACCTCTGCTGCGGCGGAAGCTGCCGCGGTACCAGGTTCCGGCGGAACGGGATCGGGCTCGGGAGCAAGCAGGATAATCTTGTAGGTCCCGTACGGAACATGCTCAAGATTTGCTAGCCCCTGGGCGTCCAGCGACGCGCCACCTCCTTGTCCCGACAGGTTGAGCTGTCCACCAGCGACCGGAGTGCCGGACGATAGGATCGTGATCGAAACCGGGGCTCCAGGATGCAGGTAGTCCGGTTCGTGATCGCAACCGATCGAAGCGACAAGGCTCAATGTCGTGAGAAGGGAGAATGTGAAATGACGCGTGTCGGTCCTGCAAGATGTGAAAGTTGAATACATTGGGGGCGAAGGGATTTTGAAGGCAATGGAGGGAAGGTCCGCTCGCATTGTGGGAATGCGAGCGGCATCGCAGAACACTTTGGTTCGGTGGTAAGGCAATCGAAGCAGCGAGGGTTTAGAACTCGCCCATCACCTGGCCGTCGTCGCGAATGCTCAGCTTGATCATCGTGTCGAGCTCGACCGTCTCCGCAACAAATCGAACCGCGCCATCGGTCAACAGACCGTGGATCCCGCCCGGGTGGAACGAGTTGAGGATCGTGTTCACTTCGTACTGACTGCTGGCACTCGACGGCGCCCCCGATTTCCAGAACGCGTTGGGCGAATAACGAACTGTGGTGATTCCGCCGGCATAAGCGGACAAGCTAGAGAACGATGAAAGGCTCATGTTTTCCAACATCTGTTCGCCGGAGTTGTTCACCCATCCGTGCCAGCCGCCCAATGGATTCGCACTGGCCTCTTTACCATTTACGTTCCCCGATTGTTCACCGATGATCAGCGTGTTCGATGTGCCATCGGTGCAATCGCGGAACCGCTTGTTGAAGTAGACCGTCATCATTCCGTTGTTGCAGTACGTTCCTCCGCTGACGATATTGTCGGCGGTACAGGCGGAGGTCCGACCGTTCAGGTCGGGAGTCGCTCCCGAGACGCCAACGTAGTCCATGACCATGCTGGTATTTCCCGTCGAAGCATGTTGGGAAAGCGGGATGTCGCCAACATTCGTCACCCCATGGGGACTCGATGGACAGACATAGCCAGCGATCCGCAACGAACTGAAAATGGGGTTGTTGGATTGCGTCGCCACGTCGTGGGCCCAGAAGCCTCCGGTTTCGAAGTTGATCTGATCGTGAGCTGCAGTTTCTTCGATGAACGGCAGGATCAAGGCCCGCCAATTGCTGCCTTGTTTGTTGTAAAACGCGCCGACAGGAAACGTCCTGTGAACGTCATGGTAATTGTGTAGCGCCAGACCGATCTGTTTCATGTTGTTTGAACATGACATCCGTCGCGCCGCTTCGCGAGCTGCTTGCACTGCGGGAAGCAACAGACCGACCAAGATACCGATGATAGCGATGACGACTAACAATTCGACCAGGGTGAATCCCGACCGGAGGGACTTAGACTTCATAGGGAAAGGGTCCAAAAAGGATGGCAGAAGGAGGGGGGGATGCCTGGAAGAAAATCCAAGGCGGGTAGGTAGGCTTGGTAGAACCTCGCAAGGCTCCCCCCTTGCAACCTGAGTGCCAATCGTTCTTGGAATCAAGAAAATAGTTTGCCGTGAGACAAGCCGAGTCGGCTTGGATGGCGTTGCACTGGGGCGGATTGAATCCACCCTGCCAATCGTTGTTCGATTCGCCACCGTAAGGATTCGACGACCGGAAGCCAATTTTTTTGGCGGCGGTGCAGTGGCAAAATGCGAAAGCCCGGTAAGTGTTCGCTGACCAGCGACCGGGTGCTTTAGAAATGGGCACTATTGCCGAGAAGGCGAAAGTAGGGCGGGCAGGACTTGAACCCGCGACCAAGGCATTATGAGTGCCCTGCTCTAACCGACTGAGCTACCGCCCCTTAAGTTCGCCAATCTGCAGTGCGGCGAAGACCACCCCAACAGGGCCGGAGTCATCGGCTGCAACAACCGATGCCGCACTTGCGAAACCATAGTATCTTCGCCAGTGCGGATGGGTTCAAGCCGGGAATCTGCTCGGTCTCCGGTTGTTTATCGCGTGGTGCGTCGGCTCACCTGGGCCACTTGCAGATACCCGATCATCGTTTTGTTCGATCGGATGATGAAGAATTGCGACTGGTTGCCGCTGCGAAACTCGTCGCTTCGCAAGATGTAATCGAGATCGTTGAGGCTGGAAGTCTGCCAGTTGCGGATTCCCAGAAGAACGTCTCCCGATTGCATTCCTTGGCGATCGGCTTGGCTACCCGGGCGGACCGAAGTGATCTTCAATCCGGCACCGTAGGCGGTTTCCATGCGGCGATTCAGGTCTTGCATCGTCGCCTCGGCGACCGGTTCGCCCTGGATGCCGAAGCTGGTCCAGATACGCTGGGCCACCGGAGTGGTTCGAGGCGTATTGGATCGGGGGTTGGGTTGCGATCGCAGCGAGACCAGCGAGACATCCCCTTGGGTGTTGGCGATTTCGAACTCGATAGGATCACGCGAGGTCAGCTCCAGCATCGCCAGCTCGAAATCCATGCGGTTGCGAATGCTGTGGCCGTTGATTTGCAGGATCCGATCCCCCTTGTCGACTCCTTCTTTCTCGGCGGAGCTGCCGCTGGAGACGCTGGTAACGACAAAGGACGATTCGTCGTCGTTCCATTGCGTGACGCCCTGGATCCCGTGGGCGATCTCATTGACGGTCTTCTGTTGAATCAGCGTCGAGACGATGTCCAAGACCTGGTCGACGGGAATCGTAAAGGCGATCCCTTGGGCTCCGACGCGGACGGCGACATTGATGCCGATCATCTGGCCGTCGAGATTCAGCAGCGGACCGCCGGAATTGCCCGGGTTGATCTCCGCACTTGTCTGAATCAAATCGGTATAGCTCTGCTCTTCGTTGACCGGGACGTCGCGATGCAGCGCGCTGACGATCCCCTGGGTCACTGTATGTTCATATCCAAACGCGTTGCCGATCGCGATCACCGTCTCGCCGACCCAGAGGTCTTCGGAGGTGCCGATGCGAATCACCGGCAGCGGTTCGCGAGCGTCGATCTTTAAGACTGCCAGGTCGGTGCGAAGATCGTGAGCGATCACGCGGGCGACTGCTGGGCGTCCGTCAGCTAACGTGACGCGGATGTCATTGACGTCTTGAACGACATGAAAATTGGTGACGACATAACCGCGGGAATCGATTACGACTCCCGTTCCCATGCCGTTGACCTGTTGAAACGATTGGCCTTGGCCAGGCAAGCCACCGGCACGCACAGTCTTGTGACCGTGGATGTTTACCACCGATGGGGACGCTTCGCGAACGACCCGGACGACCGGCGTATCGCGATTTGAGCCCGAAGCCGTCTGGGCAGTGTGCGCCAACAGCGTGCAAAACGTTGTCAGGCAGATGACACTGCTACGTAGAAGTGTTGTCATAGAAGCGGGTCGCAGTTTCATAGGTCCCTACGCGATACCTTGATAGGGCATGCTAGTGAGAACGCACCGAAACCTGCGGGGTGAGGTTCAACATGTTCCCTATTATAACTCTTACGAGCCTTAGCATCGGAACATCGTTGGCAGCAGCTTGACGCCTGCATAAGTCGAGCCGCAAGGTTTAACAGGCTTACGTATTCGACTGGGGGGACCTGGCCGCTTGGCTAGACTGAGTAGTTTATCCCCGGCGGGGTTTCCTCCTGCATGTCTAGAGGGGGATCGATCGCTTCCGCTGTCTCCGGCGGAGGGACGGGGCGGAGCGGGGGGAGCAGGACGTCGTTCTGCGGTTCGCAGTACGGAACCATCTGCTGAGCTGGGTTTCCTTCAAAGACTGGCCGCGTCGGAACGCTGTGGAACAGGGGCCAGGGGACCTTTTTCGTCTTCTCCTCGCGGTCACGGCACTCCAGGCAATCGCCGCTGCCGCAACTGCAGGCGGTCTCGTAATCCGCAGCGTGCGGATCGCGGTAGCGAATGCTAGGGAAACAATGACATCCGCTGGCGACGGATAGTATCGCAAGGATCAGAAAAACCGAGAGCTGTGGTTTTGGAAACATCTCAGCCAGCTAGCAATTCGAGAGGGACGGAGCGCAATGCTGCACCAAAAATCCCCCTGCCCATTCGATCGTCATTTGAGCCTGGTTTGGATTAGGTAAACTGAGCGAAGTTTTCGGATTATGCCAGAAGAGTGGCTCTGATCGGCCAATTCCGCACGGATCAGGCCGCTCTCCGACCGTCGTTTCTCGTTTTTTTGTGCCGATTGAAGCCCTGCTGGCCAAGATCTCTGCTCCCCCAACGAACCAGACAAGTGGTAGCGCGCTGGCTCCCCTCGATCGCACATGTAGCTTTCCTCGACTCGGTGCATGAAAATGCACGCTGCGTCGGCTAAGCGATGCAAACACGACAAATCACTTGAGACCAGGATCATTTGCAATGACGATCGATGCGGAACTGGTGTCCGAAGCCGCACCACCGGGGGTGATCGACATTCCCGAAGGCGACATCCGCGCGGATTTTCAGTCGCAACGGCCAGCGGGGCGTTGGAGATCGGTTGCTGCGGGAGCGCGAAAGTGGATCATCGTCCGTCCTTTTCAGACGGCCAGCCTGGTCGTGCTGTTGGCGGTCCTCGCCGCGATCCCGGTTTTCCAATTGGTCGCGCTCGGATATTTGTTGGAAGTCAGCGGCCGAGTCGCTCGCAGCGGTCGGCTTCGCGACGGGTTGTTCCTGTTGGATCAAGCCGGCCGGATCGGGGCGGCGATCGTTGCGATCTTGGTCATGGGTCTGCCAATCCGGGCGGTCGCCACGTGGGCCGAAGCGGCTCGGTTAGTCGATCCGGCGGGCAACGCGGCTGGAGTGCTAAGGGTTGTTGGCACCTTGTTGGTCTTTGTGATCGCGGCTCATATCGGTTGGGTTTGGTTCCGCGGCGGTCGTTTGCGGAGCTATCTGTGGCCGCGGCCGATTCATTTTCTTAAGCAAGTCTGGCGGCCTGCGACTTGGGTCGAAGCGCGCGATCGGTTGTGGGAGTTTGTCGCTTCGATGCAGCTTGGCAAATTGTTCTGGCTGGGGATGCGCGGCATGCTGGCGACGGTGCTGTGGCTGTTGCTCCCAGCGGCGATCTTGATCGGGACCACTCGCGATGGACAGACTGGAGTGGCGGCGATCGTCGGCGCGGTCGGTTTGATCTTGATGGCGATCGTGTTGCTGTATCTCCCCTTCCTGCAGGCTCGCTTTGCCGCCGAGAACCGCTGGCGAGCGATGTTTGAAGTGGCGCCGATCCGAGCCGGCTTCGCCGCCTCGCCGATCTTCTATTGGCTGGGCCTGACACTGACGCTGCTGTTTGCCGTGCCGCTGTATCTGCTAAAAATCGAAGCGACACCACAAGAGGTTGTCTGGTTGCCGTGTATTTTAATGGTCGCCTTTATGTTGCCCGCTCGGTTGAT
Above is a genomic segment from Rosistilla ulvae containing:
- a CDS encoding trypsin-like peptidase domain-containing protein → MTTLLRSSVICLTTFCTLLAHTAQTASGSNRDTPVVRVVREASPSVVNIHGHKTVRAGGLPGQGQSFQQVNGMGTGVVIDSRGYVVTNFHVVQDVNDIRVTLADGRPAVARVIAHDLRTDLAVLKIDAREPLPVIRIGTSEDLWVGETVIAIGNAFGYEHTVTQGIVSALHRDVPVNEEQSYTDLIQTSAEINPGNSGGPLLNLDGQMIGINVAVRVGAQGIAFTIPVDQVLDIVSTLIQQKTVNEIAHGIQGVTQWNDDESSFVVTSVSSGSSAEKEGVDKGDRILQINGHSIRNRMDFELAMLELTSRDPIEFEIANTQGDVSLVSLRSQPNPRSNTPRTTPVAQRIWTSFGIQGEPVAEATMQDLNRRMETAYGAGLKITSVRPGSQADRQGMQSGDVLLGIRNWQTSSLNDLDYILRSDEFRSGNQSQFFIIRSNKTMIGYLQVAQVSRRTTR
- a CDS encoding DUF4013 domain-containing protein; amino-acid sequence: MTIDAELVSEAAPPGVIDIPEGDIRADFQSQRPAGRWRSVAAGARKWIIVRPFQTASLVVLLAVLAAIPVFQLVALGYLLEVSGRVARSGRLRDGLFLLDQAGRIGAAIVAILVMGLPIRAVATWAEAARLVDPAGNAAGVLRVVGTLLVFVIAAHIGWVWFRGGRLRSYLWPRPIHFLKQVWRPATWVEARDRLWEFVASMQLGKLFWLGMRGMLATVLWLLLPAAILIGTTRDGQTGVAAIVGAVGLILMAIVLLYLPFLQARFAAENRWRAMFEVAPIRAGFAASPIFYWLGLTLTLLFAVPLYLLKIEATPQEVVWLPCILMVAFMLPARLMTGLAVGRGQRRQPGATRWHLLLRISLRLLCLPIIFGYLVIVFLSAFTSWDGLATWVQQHAVLVPVPFDAGV